The following are encoded together in the Streptomyces rapamycinicus NRRL 5491 genome:
- a CDS encoding DUF2267 domain-containing protein codes for MISDRQAPPQQPYGTAYEQMLEKVRYEGAYPTRERADEAVRLVLAGLGRQLTGDERVDLAGCLPLEAARVLTEQIPAPQPLTGWSFVKDLAARTGASLATTRWDTGSVFCAVAACAGPDLLTRILHQLPTGYALLFGRAELIQAA; via the coding sequence GTGATCTCCGACCGGCAGGCACCGCCCCAGCAGCCGTACGGGACGGCATACGAGCAGATGCTGGAAAAGGTCCGCTACGAGGGCGCCTACCCAACCCGCGAGAGAGCCGACGAAGCCGTCCGCCTGGTTCTCGCCGGACTGGGGCGCCAGCTGACCGGCGACGAACGCGTCGACCTGGCCGGCTGCCTGCCCCTGGAAGCCGCACGCGTGCTGACCGAGCAGATCCCCGCCCCCCAGCCGCTGACCGGCTGGTCCTTCGTCAAGGACCTCGCCGCCCGCACCGGCGCCTCCCTGGCCACCACCCGCTGGGACACCGGCTCCGTCTTCTGCGCCGTCGCCGCCTGCGCCGGCCCCGACCTGCTCACCCGCATCCTCCACCAGCTCCCCACCGGCTACGCCCTGCTGTTCGGCCGCGCCGAACTCATCCAGGCCGCATAG